From the Fusobacterium ulcerans ATCC 49185 genome, the window ATCGCTGGAAGTTATCCCCCCTTTTGCTATTACAAAAGCCGGAGTTACTTTAAGTTTACCCACTAAAGACTGTACTGCATCAGAAATTTTTACAGAACGTATAAGAGCATCTTCCTTAGTGTCATTTTCTACAACAAGCAATTTTCTTTTTGTATATACTACAACTGTTTTTCCAGAAGATATCAACTCTTCCTCAGTTTTTAGTGTGTTCTCTATCTCTTTTTGAAAAGCTGCTTCATCAAGTACCAGATCAGAATCAAATTCCATAAAAACAAGATCCTTCAATTTTTTTAATTCCTCTACCTGACTTGTTGTTTTTTGAGTATGTGAACCAACTACAATTATTCCACCATTTTTTGTTTCTTTAACTACCATATCTTTTCTTGTAAGAAGAGGCTGATCAGAAATTCCACCAATAACTTTAACAATTGCTGCTGCTACACGGAACATAAAATTTTTCCCTTGTTCCATTGCTTTATACAAAGCTATTACAAAAACTTTTAAGTCGCAGTAATCCACTGCATTGACTACCACTTTTCCAAATTTTTCCACTTTTAACAGTTTTTCTGTTATTTCATCAATTTTAGCTTCACGAAGTTCTTCTAAAGAAATACAAGTTACTTCATCAGCCAGATACTTTCCTTCTGTTTTTTCTTCAATGTATTCACATAAATTTGAAGATGTATATCCAAATGTTTTATCTTTAGCAAATTCAGTCTGCCCTGCTGGTACAAGAAGATTTTCATTTTTAACATAGTGAATATTTCCTATGGTAAATCTTCCCCCCTCTTTAAAAAATGGACATATAATCTCACCATCTACATGTCTTGTCCTATCAGCTTCAAACCCTTTACAAAGCAGTTCTGTTTCTAACGGATAATGTCCTCTTAAAGTGGAATCTCCTCTGCTTATAATCATATATTCTTTCCCAGTTTCTTTAGAAATCTTATTTACATTCTGAATTATCTCTGTATGACATTTTATAGTTTGTTCCACAGTAAAACCTCTGGAATTAGTTAATATATAGAACAACTTTCCAGCATCATTAAAGCCTTCACGAATACTCTCTTCTGACCAGTCTGTATATACAGACACATCATGTACTGTTTGTACTCCAGTAGGATCATCATCTAAAACAATGATTTTTTTCTCATTTTTTTCTACACATTCTAAAAGTTGTTTATCTAGTTCTTCTTCATTCATTGATTTGTATGAGCCTAATATTTCAATCCCCAATGTAATCTCTTTCATTTTTTCCCCCTACATATTCAGCATTTTTCTTGCTTCATCTGGCGTCATTGCTTCCTTGTCCATTGCATAAAGAAGTTTCACTACTTTTTCTACCAATGGAACATTAGTATCTACTCTAGTTTCTGGATCTAAATAGTCGCTGTCTTCAAAACCAATACGTACTGTCTTAGCTCCCAGTCCAAGAGCCCCTGCTATAATTCCAAAATCTTTTCTATGAGCATGTGTAATTCCCCATATTGCATCTTTAGGAATAAAATTTACCATTGCCATCAAAGCCTCTGGTGTTCCTGGAGCTTCTCCAGGATGACCAAGTACAACACTGAATAAAAGTGGCATCTTCATATTATATTCTTTGCAAAGTTCTGTTGTTTGATGTGTATGTCCTATTTCAAATACTTCTATCTCTGGTGTTTTTCCCGTTTTTATAATTTCTTCTATACAGTATTTAACTTCTGGAATAGGGTTGCAGTAAACTGCATTTCCAAGATTTGTAGATCCTACATTGAGAGAGCAAGCTTCAACTTTATCATAGTATAAAGGTGCACAACGTTCCTCAATAGTCAGACTAGATATTCCCCCTGTTGACGCTTGAATAATAATATCTGATTCAGCTCTTATTAATTCTACTATCTCTTTCAATACAGTTAGATCAGGGGTTAAACTTCCATCTTTCTCACGTACATGAAGGTGAACCATTGCTGCTCCAGCCTTTGCACATTCAATTACATCTTTTGCTATCTTTTTTGGATCTATATGTTTATCTGCAGCAGAAACTGGTGCTACAGAAATTAATACTTTATCTTTCATTTTTTCCTCCTGAATCAATTTTATTCATATAGTACTTGTGCTATTACTACTAATGGCTCTTCTCCTTCACAGGCTATGCTGTGAGTATCTCCTGGCATTGCTCCAATAATATCTCCAGCTTCTAAATGCTGTATTTCTCCATTGATGATATGTGTAGCTTTCCCTGATACTACCACCATTGTTTCCATTTCTTTTTCATGAGTATGCATTCCTATACTTACCCCTGAATTAAGTGTATGACGTACATATGCTCTTCCTTTTCCCAGCATTTCATCTGGAGCATTTAAAAGCTTCTCCATCATTACAATTCCCTCTCCACCCATACAATGTTCTATTGGTACAGGTTTTATTTCTTTTGCTTTTCTATAAATCATAATATTCTCCTTTATCCCAAAAATAAAAGCGGACTTCAAGTTAAAGCCCGCTTTCCAGGCCGCATTATTTTCGCGGCTATTTTTTATTTTTCCCAATATTTATAGTGTTTTTCAACTATTTCATGGATTTTTGCTGATTGTTTTTCTCTGAACATCTCAATTATTTCTCTATGAAGTGCTATAAAATCTTCTTGATGCCCATGATCTAAAATATATTCATTTGCAACTATACGACTGGATTTTGTGATTTTATCTACATAATATCCTATACTTTCCAAAAGACGATTATCTAAGATTCCTACAATAATAGCATGAAATTTTACATCAGCTTCAAACATTTCCTGTGATGATGGAATTTCTTTATTAATTTTTTCCTCCATCTTTGCCAGTTCATCTTCCAGCTGTTTGAAATCTTCTTTAGTCATTCTTTTCATAGCTTCCTGAAAAATTCCCACATCAATTACTTTTCGCAATTCTACTATCTGTTCTTTAGAATCTTTTTGTAAAATAATTCCATACAAGATTGGATACAGCATCTTATCATCATAACCTTGACGTATATATGTTCCATCTGCACGTCTTATTTCCAAAACTCCATAAGCTTCTAAAACTTTTATTGCTTCACGTACAGAATTTCTTCCTACACCAAATGATTCACACAGCTCCACTTCAGTAGGGATTTTATCTCCAGGTTTCAATTCTCCATTAATAATTGCATTTGTAATTTGATCAGTTATCCGTTCCACCACTGACTTATTAGCTAATGAAACTGACATAAATTTATTCTCTTTCATTATTATTACTACCCCTTCTATATAACATGCCTATAGTTAAGTATATAACAAACTTAATTTTTGTGCAATTATTATATTAAACATGTTGTCAGCCAAGGAACAAATGTAATAATTAAAAGTGCTACTAAAGACATTATTAACAATGGAACCATCTTACGACAAATTACTTCAAATTTGACCTTACCTATATCAGCCGCGACATAAAGATTTGGTCCTACTGGAGGTGTAACCTGTCCAATTGATAAGTTCAATACTAAAATTACTCCTAAATGAACTAGATTAATATCTAATGCTCTTGCTATTGGAAGAATTATTGGTACAATTATGTAAAGTGCACTTGTGTTATCCATAACACATCCTGCCATTAAGAATACAACGTTTATTATTAGAAGCATTACATATTTATTTGTTGTAAATCCTATTGCCAATTCTGTTAATTGAGTTGCAATTCCCTGTTGTGTCAATATCCAAGAGAAAATTCCTGCATTCATTATAATCAACAGAATAATTCCAGTAGTTTTTGCTGTACTGAATAATGTTTCTCTTAAAGCTCCAAAAGTTAGTTCTTTATATACGAATTTTCCTACAATAAAACTATATATTACAGCTACTGCTGCTGCTTCTGTTGGTGTAAAGAAACCTGAGTAGATACCACCTAGCACAATAACTGGACTTAAAAATCCTGGCAGTGTTCCCCAGAAAATCTTCATAATTTCCTGTCTAGTTGCTTTTGGCTTATCCCCTTTCCAGCCATTCTTTTTAGAATAAATAAACACAGTCAGACAAAGCATCGCTGCAAATATTATTCCTGGAACTATTCCTGAAAGAAACAGATCACTTATAGATTCCCCTGTAATCATTCCATAGATTATAAATGTAATACTTGGTGGAATTACAGTTCCCAATGACCCCGATATTGCTGATAATGCACTTGAAAATCCTTTGTCATATCCCTGCTTTACCATTGCTGGTATTAAGATTGATCCCATTGCAGCTACTGTAGCTGTTCCTGATCCTGATATTGCAGCAAAGAACAAAGCACTTATAACTGCTACATACCCAAGACCTCCATGAATAGGACCCATCATACTATCTGCAAGATTAATAAGCCTTTTTGAAATTCCTCCTTTGTCCATCAATACTCCTGCCAGTACAAACAGTGGAATTGTAAGCAGTGAGAATTTCTGTACAGTTGCCTGCATCATTGAAGGAATTACTCCTAATGGCGATCCTGTAGCCATCAAAGTCAAAGCACTTGATAGCCCCAAAGAGATAGAGATAGGAATATTTAAAAATATAAAAACCGCTAATGATATAAATAATATTGCTGCTGCCATCTATTTATTCCCCCTTTCTCTTAGCCTGTTCTTCAGGATCTTTACTTATAGCTGCCTCATACTGAATCATTCTGATGATAGAAAATACTGCTGATAATGGAATTGCCAGTCCTATCAGCCAGCTTGGCATTTCTAAAACTCCTGTAAGCAATCCATATTTATATTGTCTATACACCATAACTGTTCCCCAGATAACCCAGATTCCATAGTTTGCACAGCAGATAATCAAACGAAACCAGGCATGGACTACTCTTGTATTTCCTCTGAATTTATCTGTTATATAGGCAAATCCCATATGAGAGTCTGTCTTAAAGGCACTTGCTGCTGCCAGACAACATACCCATACAAACATTGTTGTTACTAGCTCTTGGCTGAACGACATATTGAACCAAGTAATTTTACGTGAAAATACATTCATAAATGTTACCACTGCCATTACTACCAGGGCTATGGAACATAAATATTCTTCGAAATTATCCCAAAATTCTTTTAAGAAACCTTGTGATTTACTCATAACAATATCCTCCTCTTGTTATTTGCCCTGAAACAGATTAATAACATCTGGTCCTACTACATCTACATACTTAACAAAAATTCCTGCACAAGCATCTTTAAATTCCTGTCTTTCTTCATCAGTCAATCTTGCAAATTTTGTACCATTCTTTTCCAGATTTTCTATGATTGAAGATTCGTTTGCTGCAAGATAATCATTTCCCCATTGAAGAGCTTCTGCTGCACTTTCTTGAATAATTTGTGCATCTTCAGGTGATAATTTTTCCAATGTCTTATTGCTTATTACCCAAATATTTGTGTCACGAACTCCATCCCACAGCAATACATTTGACTGAACCTCAGCAAATTTTGATGAATTGAAAACTGCAATTGGGTTTTCCTGTCCATCAATAGTTTTTTGCTGAAGAGAAGTATATACTTCTGAGAAGTCCATAGCTGTTGGATTTGCTTTAAAGTAATCTCTGTACAAGTCTATAAATACATTTGCCCCTGGTACACGAATATTCATTCCTTTTAAATCTTTAGGTGAATGTATCTCTTTATTACTTGAAATCTGTCTAGAACCTGCATTATTTATTCCTAGCATTGTCATTTCCAAATCATTGCACCATTTATTTATTTCATTTTTAGCTCTTTCACTGTTTACAAATCTAACCAGATCTTCTGTTGAATCAAATAGAAATGGAAGCCAGAAAGCATAAAATTTTGGATTATAGTTTGCAATATTTGCTGGAGCACATGCATGAATATCTATATTCCCTGCCTGCACTAATTCAATGGCTTTTGTTAAATCTCCCCCAGAAAGTCCGCAGTTTTGATAAATTTCAATACGAATCCTTCCATCTGATTTTTCATCTACATATTTTTGGAACTCTTTGGCTGTTAAATCACTAATAGATTCTGGCTGTTGTGTATGAGTCATACGAATGATTATTTTCCCATCCTGAGAACTGTCCCCACATCCCATTAAGGAAAAAAGCATTATTCCTGCTGCTGCTATTGAGAAAATCTTTGTTAATTTTTCTTTAAACATTTCTATTTCCTCCTAGTTTTATTTATTCCTTATTTTATCATTCCTTTTGCTATTAATGCATCTCTTAAAGCTGGTGCTCCATATCTAGGACTTGATGCAACCATTTTACCATATTTCTCCCTGATTATATCTTCACAATATGCCATAGATCCTTGAGCAAACAGTATAACATCTGCTTTATCAGCTACTTTTCCTGCATATTCTGTCATTAATGTCTTAAATTGTTCTTGGTCTAATCCAAATGCTCCATCTACAAGGCAATCTATTAATTCAACATGTTTATTCATTTCTCTTGCTACACGTTTTATAGTATTTTTTGTTGGTTCAAGTGTTGTAGGAAGTGTTGCCATAACCACAATCTTATTTCCATTTCTAACTGCATCTCTGCACATTTCTTCATCTATTCTTACAATTGGAATTCCTGTATACTTAGCAACATCCTGTACTGAATCAGCTACTTCTCCTACTGAAGAGCAAATATTTAAAACTGCATCTGCTCCTGCACTTATTGCTTCCATATACATTCCTATCAAACGAGCTGCTGGAGCTGGAGTTACATATCCTGCTGCTCTTACGTCTGCCAATATACTGGGATCCTGATATGATAAAATTTCTGTGCCCCCTGGAAGTACTTTTCCTACTTCTTTCTCTACTAATTCTATTAATTCTGGTGTAGTACTTGTATAAACTAAAGCTACTTTCATATAAACCCCCTGTTTTCCATCCTTCGTATAACGTAGGATGTTTAATATTGATAATCGTATTATACTCCCTTTTTATTTTTTTGTAAATAGTGTTTTTTAAAAAATATATTTGTACTATTTAAATTCATATAAAACTTTTTTAGCATTAAAATTTTAAAATTATCAAACCTTATCCCCAGGCTATTTTTAGAATACAATTCAAATTAGAATATTTATTTGATTTAATTATATAAAAAATGAGAGTGCTATATTAGGATAAATTCCTATTATTTCATCTCTCATTCATTACTTATTCAATATTACTTTTGTATTTAACTTTTTCAAGGACAAGTTTTATTCCCTCTATCCTCAATATTTTTACCTTATCTCCAATTTCTAATTCTTCTTCAGATTTCCCAACCCAATGTTTTCCATCAAAATAGATTTCATAGTTTCCATTTGGAGCTATTCCTTTTACTTCAACAATACTTCCAATTATACGGTCTACACTGCCATCTTTTTTTTCAAGCATCTTTTTAGAAAATTTTCTAGTTGATGCAAGAAGTACAGCTGAAAGTACCACAAAGAAATATCCTTGATACAATCCACTGTCCACTGCCATAGAAAAGAATATGGTAATAGCTGCTGCTAAAGCAAACCAAATAGAAATAAGTCCAGGAACTATAAGTTCCACCACTGCGAAAAATACTGCTCCTGCTAGCCAGTATACTGCCATATGTATCCCCCCTATTCAGCTTTTTGTTGTTCTACACTTACGCTTTCAGTATCTTTTTCCTCTACAACTTTTTTACCATCTTTATCTTTAGTTAAAAGTTTTTCTATTTTCTTTACTCTTCTATCTACTTCATTGATTCTATATTCCAATGAATTTAATATCCAAAATTGAAAATGACTTGCTCTCTGTGCTTCATAAAACATCCATATAAGTTTGAATATTCCAAGAAGTACAGCTACCTCTAAAGTTAAAAATAATGTTATTTTTTGAAGAACTACTCCTAAAATAAGAAGAGCTATTATCAATACAACAAACAAAAGGTTTATTAACTTATGCTGTGAATTATTTGCTCCTCCAATCTGCCCAACGATACTTCTGATTCTTTCTTTTTCCTTCTGAAATTCATCTAATTCTTCTCTAAATTGTGCTTCTTTTCTTGGCAATAAAATCACTCCCTCTGTATATAAGATAATTTGCTATACTCCCCAATCTCTAGGATATCTAAATTCCATTCCCATAGTTCTTTTTGATATCTTAGCTATTGTTGGTAGTTTTCTTTTATATTGTGAAAGTTTTATTTTTTTAGTTATTTTTTCTACAGTATCTTTTAGAAATCCCTCTTGAATTATCTCTTCAGAAGTCATTCTTTCATCTATAAGTCTGTACAATATTTCATCTGCCATCTTGTATGAAAATCCAAGCTCCTGCTCATCAGTTTGTCCTTCCCAAAGATCAGCACTTGGTTTTTTCTCAATAAGTTCTCTAGGTACTCCCATATGTTTTGATAAGTTCCATACATGAGTTTTATATAGATCTCCAATAGGATTCACTGCTGAAGCTGAATCTCCAAACTGTGTACTGTATCCTAGCATTATTTCTGTCTTATTTGATGTTCCCAGTACTAAAGCTCTTTCTTTAGCTGAATGATCAAAAAGTATAGACATTCTTTCCCTTGCCATTTTATTTCCTTTTCTAAGGCTATTCATATCTGGATCTAAAGCAAAATAAGCATCTACCATAGGAGTTATCTCTATTTTTTTGCTTCTTATTCCAGAAGCTTTTATTACAAGTTCAGCATGTTCTACACTTTCTTTACTTGAAGTTTTATATGGCATCATTATTCCCAAAACATTTTCAGCCCCAAGTGCTTTTGCTGCAAGAAATGCTACAAGAGCTGAGTCTATTCCTCCAGACAATCCTAACACTACTTTATTAAATCCTACTTTTCCTACCTCTTCTTTTAAAAAATTGACTAGTGTTTCCTCTAAAACATTCAAATCTATATTTAGTTTTTCCATTATTCCTCCATTACTTGTCCAAACCAAATTTGCTCAATCTGCAGTTTCTATAGTCTCTAAGAACTGTATATGCTGCCTGTTGTATATTAAGACTTTCCCCTTTATTGAACATTTTATTTCTAAGTGCTATCTTTTCAAGAATTTCTCCTATGATTTCACTTTTGTCCTCATCTAAAAGTTTATATCTTTCTTTAAGAATATCCCATAATCCATATTTAATCATTTTTGAAATCAAAATACAAGAAATATCCTCTATTGGAAGTATTTCATCTTTAATTGCACCAGTTATTGCCAGATTTTGACCAACTTCATCACTTTCAAATTTAGGCCATAAAATTCCTGGAGTGTCTAACAGCTCCAATCCCTCTTTTATTCTTACCCATTGTTTTCCTCTTGTGAATCCTGGTTTATTACCAACTCCAGCACTGCTTTTTCCTACAATTCTATTAATAAGCCTAGATTTTCCAACATTTGGTATACCTACTACCATTAATCTTGTATTTACTTTTCTCAAACCTTTAGCTTTCATTTTCTCTTTTTTTTCAGCTGATACTTTATCTATGATAGAATAAAGCGCTTTTATGTTAAAACCAGTTTCAGCACTTATTTCAAGGACTTCATCAGCTAGATTATTCTCTTTAAAATATTTTTTCCAATATAATATCTCTGATTTTTCTACAAGATCAGATTTATTTAATACTATAACTCTTTTTTTATTCTTAGCAAAAACTGAGATATCTGGATTTTTACTAGATAGAGGTATTCTTGCATCTACCACTTCCAAAACAATATCTATCAGCTGCATATTTTCTTTTATCAGGTCTTTTGTTTTTTTCATATGACCTGGATACCAGTTTATTTTCGTCATTGACATGATTTACACTACTCCCTTAAATTAATCCTCTTGCCCCTTGATAAGAAGAACTATCTCACCTTTTATTGGATTTTTGGCAAGTCTTTCTATAAGCTCTGTAGTTGTCCCTCTCAATATTTCTTCATAAATTTTTGTAATCTCTCTTATAATTACTACTTCTTTTACTCCCATAAACTGTTCTATATCTCTTAAAGTTTTTTCTATTCTAAAAGGAGACTCATATATCATTATTGTTCTTTCTTCCTCTGCCAGAGCTTTTAAAAGTGTTTGTCTTCCCTTTTTCTTTGGAAGAAAACCTTCAAAACAGAATCTTCTCATAGTTATTCCTGCTACTGAAGCTGCTGCTGTTAAAGCACTTGCTCCTGGGATAGGTACTACTCTTATTCCTTCATTGTGAACTGCATCTACCAGCTCATATCCAGGATCTGATATACATGGTGTCCCTGCATCTGTTACCAATGCAATCTCTTTTCCCTCTTTTAAAAGATTTATTATATTTGCAATTTGATGCATCTTTGTATGTTCATCATATCTATATACTGTATTTTCTATTTCATAATGATTTAAAAGCTTTCTTGTAACTCTTGTGTCTTCAGCAAAGATATAATTTACCTCTTTTAAAGTACGAATTGCCCTGAAAGTCATATCCTCAAGATTGCCTATTGGAGTTGCTACTATATAAAGCATATTTTTTCACCTTTCTACTTACTGTTTTCTTTATTTAGAAGAAGTCCTTTAAGTATTCCTACAGCTGTATCCAATTGCACATCTTTATGTTGAGCATATTTTTCTGCTGCTTCTTCACCTTTAATTTCTTTTATTATTTCTTTTTTATTTTCTTTTGTTTCAGTTTCGTCTATATTAGTTACCATACTATCAAAAAGCATATAACCCTCTTTTTCTTCTACTACCACATCTGGCTCTATTCCTTTTCCATGAATAGATATTCCACTTGGAGTATAATATTTAGCAATAGTAAGTTTCATTCCATCTCCATCTGGTAATGGAATAAGAGTTTGAACGCTTCCCTTTCCAAAAGATTTTTCTCCTACAAGGATACCTCTTTTATTATCTTTTATTGCTCCAGATACAATTTCAGATGCAGAAGCACTTCCTCCATTGATAAGGATAACCAATGGAAAATCTCCATAATATTTTCCCTCTCTGTTAGATATTTGCTCTGCTCCCTCTTTAGATTTTACACTTACTACTCTTCCTTCTTTTAAGAACATAGAAGATATTTTTATAGCTTGATCCAATGCTCCTCCAGGATTACTTCTTAAGTCAAACACAAGAGCTTTCATATTATTCTTTTGTAAATCTTCCATAGCTTTTTTCACATCTGGATATACATTTTCTCCAAATTGAGTAAGTCTTAAATATCCAATTTTATCATCAAGCATTCTATGTTTTACATATTTAAGCTCAACAACAGCTCTTTCTATTTCTATATCTTTAGTTTCTTTTGTAGATTCTCTATACACTGTCACTTTTACTTTAGTATTAGGTTCACCTTTAAGTTTTTTTACACTTTCTTCACTTGTAAGTTTATATGTAGCTTCTCCATCAATAGCTACTATCTTATCTTTAGGTTTTACTCCCACTTTAAAAGCTGGCCCATCTTCTATAGGAGATACTACTGTAAGAGGTTCATTGACTCTTTTTTGCACTACCATTCCAACACCTACATAAGTTCCTTTCAAATCTTCTTTAAAACTTTCTAATTCAGCTTTAGTAAAATAATTTGAATGAGGATCATCTAAAGATTCCAGCATTCCTTTTACTGCACCTTGAAGGAGGATTTTTTTATCTATCTTCTTTTCTCCTACATAATTTTCATTAAGTATATCCATAATATCAGAAAGTTCTTTTAACTCTCTTATATTTGAAAGAAATCCACTCTTATCTTCATTTGCTGAAAAACAATTAGAAAAAATAATCATTGAAAATAACAGCACTATTACTTTGTTCTTAAACAATTTTTTCATACAGCTCCTCCTAAATTCCTACCATTTTCTACGGTTCTATCTATATCTATATTTTTTTTGTTTTCAACGTTAAGTCCAAATATTGATATATACTCTACATTCCCTTTTGTTCCTGTTATTGGAGAAAAGTCTAACCCTTCAATATACAATCCATTTCTCTCTCCCTCTTCAATAACTCTTTTTACAGCCTCTACATGCTGTGTGATATCTTTTACAATTCCACCTTTTTCTATATATTCTCTGTCTGTCTCAAATTGAGGCTTGATTAAAGCCATGAGTTTAGTCTCAGGCTGACAGAATTTTATCAAATGCTCCAATACCTTTGTTATAGATATAAATGAAACATCCATTACTATATAATCTACTCTCTTATTATCTAAATCCTTTTCTGTTAAATCTTTTATATGAGTATTCTCTATTGACTTTACCCTTTTATCATTTCTGAGTTTCCAGTCAAGCTGATTAGTTCCAACATCCATTGCATATACAAACTCAGCTCCATGTTGAAGTGAACAATCTGTGAATCCTCCTGTTGAAGCTCCTACATCCAAAATTGTTTTACCAGTAAAATTCATTCCAAATACCTGTAAAGCTTTTTCAAGTTTCAGTCCACCTCTGCTCACATACTTAGACATTTCTCCTTTTATTCTTATAATAGGATCTTTATCCAGCTTTATGAGAGTTCCGCTCTTGTCTATTTTTTTATCATCTACTATCACTAGCCCAGCCATTATGGCCCTTTGAGCTTTTTCTTTGCTTTCAAAAAAACCATTTTTTACTAAGAGAATGTCTAATCTCTCTTTCATTTTCCACCTCTAAAAATATCATTTATTTATCTTCATTTTTTTTAAAGATAACATTATCATCAAAATATGGAAGAAGAGGACTTTCAAGCATTATGTTTTTAAACCCTTTTCTATCTACCATCCTTTTTAATTTTTCTGTTTCTCTTACCCTTTGAATAAAGAAATTATCTCCAATTGGGATTTTTTTATTTTTCTTATAATAATTGATAAGCTGTTTTGTATTTTTTAAATTAAGTTCTTGCTTAGCTCTTTTTAATCTATCTTTTACTACCCCTTGAGTACAATTTAATTTCTCGGCTATCTCTTCAAGCTGAGCTCCCTGAGCCATAAGCTCAAGTATTTTATCTGCACCTATAGGATTTATTCTATGATACTTTGCAGAATACATATCTGCTCTATGAACTATGTGAGCTTCCTTGGAATTAGGTTGTATTTTTCCCCATTTTCCATGATGAGATAGTACTATATGAATTATATTTTTTCTTATAGCATCATTAAGTTCTGCTCCTATAGTTTCTTCAATATCTTTTAGTACTCTATCTGCTTCCTTTGTTATATACTCAGGTTTTTTAAGCATCATTTGTGAATGTGAAAATTTTTCCTCTGTTTTTCTAATACTCCCTTTACTCAGATCATGGATTATTATTCCCACTGTCATAGCAAAAAAATCTACTCTCTGTTTAGCTTCAGAAAAATTTTTATAGTCTCTTTTGAGTTCATCGATAGATATTTTTAAGACATCATAGGTATGAGTTGATACTTTCACACCCTGGTCATCAAAAAGTTCCAAATCTTTTACCATTTCTGATTCTAAAAGATTTTCTATGAATTCCAATGCTTTCTTATTTTTTTCCTGCATCTATTTTTTCCTCAATTCTTTTAATTAAATTTTCTCCTTTTAAACCGAACTCTTCTAAAAGTTCTCCCCGCTTTCC encodes:
- a CDS encoding aspartate/glutamate racemase family protein → MKVALVYTSTTPELIELVEKEVGKVLPGGTEILSYQDPSILADVRAAGYVTPAPAARLIGMYMEAISAGADAVLNICSSVGEVADSVQDVAKYTGIPIVRIDEEMCRDAVRNGNKIVVMATLPTTLEPTKNTIKRVAREMNKHVELIDCLVDGAFGLDQEQFKTLMTEYAGKVADKADVILFAQGSMAYCEDIIREKYGKMVASSPRYGAPALRDALIAKGMIK
- a CDS encoding NfeD family protein; its protein translation is MAVYWLAGAVFFAVVELIVPGLISIWFALAAAITIFFSMAVDSGLYQGYFFVVLSAVLLASTRKFSKKMLEKKDGSVDRIIGSIVEVKGIAPNGNYEIYFDGKHWVGKSEEELEIGDKVKILRIEGIKLVLEKVKYKSNIE
- a CDS encoding NAD+ synthase, with the protein product MEKLNIDLNVLEETLVNFLKEEVGKVGFNKVVLGLSGGIDSALVAFLAAKALGAENVLGIMMPYKTSSKESVEHAELVIKASGIRSKKIEITPMVDAYFALDPDMNSLRKGNKMARERMSILFDHSAKERALVLGTSNKTEIMLGYSTQFGDSASAVNPIGDLYKTHVWNLSKHMGVPRELIEKKPSADLWEGQTDEQELGFSYKMADEILYRLIDERMTSEEIIQEGFLKDTVEKITKKIKLSQYKRKLPTIAKISKRTMGMEFRYPRDWGV
- the ylqF gene encoding ribosome biogenesis GTPase YlqF: MSMTKINWYPGHMKKTKDLIKENMQLIDIVLEVVDARIPLSSKNPDISVFAKNKKRVIVLNKSDLVEKSEILYWKKYFKENNLADEVLEISAETGFNIKALYSIIDKVSAEKKEKMKAKGLRKVNTRLMVVGIPNVGKSRLINRIVGKSSAGVGNKPGFTRGKQWVRIKEGLELLDTPGILWPKFESDEVGQNLAITGAIKDEILPIEDISCILISKMIKYGLWDILKERYKLLDEDKSEIIGEILEKIALRNKMFNKGESLNIQQAAYTVLRDYRNCRLSKFGLDK
- the rsmI gene encoding 16S rRNA (cytidine(1402)-2'-O)-methyltransferase, which translates into the protein MLYIVATPIGNLEDMTFRAIRTLKEVNYIFAEDTRVTRKLLNHYEIENTVYRYDEHTKMHQIANIINLLKEGKEIALVTDAGTPCISDPGYELVDAVHNEGIRVVPIPGASALTAAASVAGITMRRFCFEGFLPKKKGRQTLLKALAEEERTIMIYESPFRIEKTLRDIEQFMGVKEVVIIREITKIYEEILRGTTTELIERLAKNPIKGEIVLLIKGQED
- a CDS encoding S41 family peptidase; its protein translation is MKKLFKNKVIVLLFSMIIFSNCFSANEDKSGFLSNIRELKELSDIMDILNENYVGEKKIDKKILLQGAVKGMLESLDDPHSNYFTKAELESFKEDLKGTYVGVGMVVQKRVNEPLTVVSPIEDGPAFKVGVKPKDKIVAIDGEATYKLTSEESVKKLKGEPNTKVKVTVYRESTKETKDIEIERAVVELKYVKHRMLDDKIGYLRLTQFGENVYPDVKKAMEDLQKNNMKALVFDLRSNPGGALDQAIKISSMFLKEGRVVSVKSKEGAEQISNREGKYYGDFPLVILINGGSASASEIVSGAIKDNKRGILVGEKSFGKGSVQTLIPLPDGDGMKLTIAKYYTPSGISIHGKGIEPDVVVEEKEGYMLFDSMVTNIDETETKENKKEIIKEIKGEEAAEKYAQHKDVQLDTAVGILKGLLLNKENSK
- a CDS encoding TlyA family RNA methyltransferase → MKERLDILLVKNGFFESKEKAQRAIMAGLVIVDDKKIDKSGTLIKLDKDPIIRIKGEMSKYVSRGGLKLEKALQVFGMNFTGKTILDVGASTGGFTDCSLQHGAEFVYAMDVGTNQLDWKLRNDKRVKSIENTHIKDLTEKDLDNKRVDYIVMDVSFISITKVLEHLIKFCQPETKLMALIKPQFETDREYIEKGGIVKDITQHVEAVKRVIEEGERNGLYIEGLDFSPITGTKGNVEYISIFGLNVENKKNIDIDRTVENGRNLGGAV
- a CDS encoding HD domain-containing protein — its product is MQEKNKKALEFIENLLESEMVKDLELFDDQGVKVSTHTYDVLKISIDELKRDYKNFSEAKQRVDFFAMTVGIIIHDLSKGSIRKTEEKFSHSQMMLKKPEYITKEADRVLKDIEETIGAELNDAIRKNIIHIVLSHHGKWGKIQPNSKEAHIVHRADMYSAKYHRINPIGADKILELMAQGAQLEEIAEKLNCTQGVVKDRLKRAKQELNLKNTKQLINYYKKNKKIPIGDNFFIQRVRETEKLKRMVDRKGFKNIMLESPLLPYFDDNVIFKKNEDK